In Arthrobacter sp. Marseille-P9274, the sequence CGCTCCAGCCACCACCTAGACCGATTCCAACACGCTGGACCGCCCCCTAGCCGAGGAGCCCAGGGATGTTGTTCTTCGCACAAGACAGTCCGATTGATGCTTCCAGGGCCCCCTTGGTGTCCGTCTAGAGCTCCACCACCGAGCGGAGGACTTTGCCTTCGTGCATTTTGGTGAAGGCTTCTTCGATTTGGTCGAGGGTGATGCGTTCGGTGACGAAGGCGTCGAGGTCGAGGTTGCCTTGCTTGTAGTGGTTGACGAGCATCGGGAAGTCCCGGCTGGGCAGGCAGTCGCCGTACCAGGAGGACTTCAGGGCCCCGCCGCGGCCGAAGACGTCGAGCAGGGGCAGTTCGAGGGTCATCTCCGGGGTGGGCACGCCGACCAGGACGACGCGGCCGGCGAGGTCGCGGGCGTAGAAGGCCTGTTTGTAGGTTTCCGGGCGGCCGACGGCCTCGATCACGACGTCGGCGCCGAAGCCGTTGGTGAGTTCCCGGATGGCGTCGACGGGGTCCTGCTGTTTGGAGTTGATGCCGTGGGTGGCGCCGAGGTGTTTGGCCATGTCGATCTTGTTGTCGTCGATGTCGACGGCGATGATCGTGGTCGCGCCGGCGAGTTTCGCGCCGGCGATCGCGGCGATGCCGACGGCGCCGCAGCCGATCACGGCGACGGATTCGCCGCGTTTGACCTCGCCGGTGTTGATCGCGGCGCCGATGCCGGCCATGACGCCGCAGCCGAGCAGGCCGACGGCGGCGGGGTCGGCGTCGGCGTCGACCTTGGTGCACTGGCCGGCGGCGACGAGGGTTTTCTCGGCGAACGCTCCGATGCCCAGGGCGGGGGAGAGCTCGGTGCCGTCTTCGAGGGTCATTTTTTGGGTGGCGTTGTGGGTGTTGAAGCAGTACTGCGGCTGGCCCTTGGCGCAGGCGCGGCACTGGCCGCAGACGGCGCGCCAGTTCAGGATGACGCGGTCACCGACGGCGACTTCGGTGACGCCTTCGCCGATAGCGGCGACGGTGCCGGTGGCTTCGTGGCCGAGGAGGTAGGGGAAGTCCTCGCCGATGCCGCCCTGCTTGTAGTGCAGGTCGGTGTGGCAGACGCCGCAGGTGAGGATGTCGACCAGGGCCTCTCCCGGGCCCGGGTCGGGCACGAGGATCGTCTCGATGCTGACCGGGGCGTTCTTTTCTCTGGCAACAACGGCCTTGACCTTATGAACCATGCGTTTGTTCCGTTCTCTCGGCCGCCCGGCGGCCGGTTGTGTCGTCGATGACATTTTGGTGAGGGAAGCTCTGGCGATCCGAGCATCGCCCCATTTTGGGCCGGGTACGGCCGGGTGGCTGGCTCGGCGTGGAAAATTGCGCCGGGTTTTGCGACTGCGGCCACTAGGGTCTTTTGCAGGTGACTAAGCCGGGAGCCCGGTTGCCGCCTTTACGGCGGTTCTGAGTGTGAAGCCGTCTGCCTCGGCTTCGGCTCGGGTGAGGCGGACGCCGGCGGCTAGGAGTTTGCGG encodes:
- a CDS encoding S-(hydroxymethyl)mycothiol dehydrogenase, yielding MVHKVKAVVAREKNAPVSIETILVPDPGPGEALVDILTCGVCHTDLHYKQGGIGEDFPYLLGHEATGTVAAIGEGVTEVAVGDRVILNWRAVCGQCRACAKGQPQYCFNTHNATQKMTLEDGTELSPALGIGAFAEKTLVAAGQCTKVDADADPAAVGLLGCGVMAGIGAAINTGEVKRGESVAVIGCGAVGIAAIAGAKLAGATTIIAVDIDDNKIDMAKHLGATHGINSKQQDPVDAIRELTNGFGADVVIEAVGRPETYKQAFYARDLAGRVVLVGVPTPEMTLELPLLDVFGRGGALKSSWYGDCLPSRDFPMLVNHYKQGNLDLDAFVTERITLDQIEEAFTKMHEGKVLRSVVEL